The proteins below are encoded in one region of Candidatus Alcyoniella australis:
- a CDS encoding HPr family phosphocarrier protein: protein MVRNKLGLHLRASSKIVNMANRFESQIHMQRDGRKVNAKSIMSIATLAAPKGSQVELTALGPDAATAVDQISKLFADKFGEE from the coding sequence TTGGTTCGCAACAAGCTGGGCCTGCACCTGCGCGCCAGCAGCAAGATCGTCAACATGGCCAACCGGTTCGAGTCGCAGATCCACATGCAGCGCGACGGTCGCAAGGTCAACGCCAAGAGCATCATGAGCATCGCCACCCTCGCCGCGCCCAAGGGCTCCCAGGTCGAGCTGACGGCGCTGGGCCCCGACGCGGCCACGGCCGTCGATCAAATCAGCAAGCTGTTCGCCGACAAGTTCGGAGAGGAATGA
- the rapZ gene encoding RNase adapter RapZ, producing the protein MTDLSLAIVTGLSGSGKTVAIHALEDAGLYCVDNIPVRMLSTLCEWAAGGHEINRVGLVLDTRDPDVPLMLPEVLQGLKQGGVAVKVLFLDCEDEVLIRRFSETRRMHPMSKGGDVAEGILREREALANLPELADVQLDTSGMSVTELREAVGQAFASVGYERRLHVKVMSFGYKLGLPSEADLVFDVRFIPNPFYVHALRPLTGKDEAVSRWVLEAGPTVEFIERVEQLMLFLLPHYLYEGKSYLTLAIGCTGGQHRSVALTEEIARRLKSAGHEIRIKHRDLQR; encoded by the coding sequence GTGACCGACCTCAGCCTGGCGATAGTCACCGGGCTCTCGGGCTCGGGCAAGACCGTGGCGATCCACGCTCTGGAGGACGCCGGCCTGTACTGCGTGGACAACATCCCGGTGCGGATGCTCAGCACGCTGTGCGAGTGGGCCGCGGGCGGGCACGAGATCAACCGCGTGGGCCTGGTGCTGGACACGCGCGACCCGGACGTACCGCTGATGCTGCCCGAGGTGCTGCAAGGGCTCAAGCAAGGCGGCGTCGCGGTCAAAGTGCTGTTCCTGGACTGCGAGGACGAGGTTCTTATTCGACGCTTCTCCGAGACCCGCCGCATGCATCCGATGTCCAAGGGCGGCGACGTGGCCGAGGGAATTTTGCGCGAGCGCGAAGCGTTGGCCAACCTGCCCGAGCTGGCCGATGTGCAGCTGGACACCAGCGGGATGTCCGTGACCGAGCTGCGCGAGGCCGTGGGGCAGGCTTTCGCCTCGGTGGGCTACGAACGGCGGCTGCACGTCAAGGTGATGAGCTTCGGCTACAAACTGGGCCTGCCCTCCGAGGCCGACCTGGTGTTCGACGTGCGCTTCATCCCCAATCCGTTTTACGTGCATGCCTTGCGACCGCTGACCGGCAAGGACGAGGCGGTCAGCCGCTGGGTGCTCGAGGCCGGACCCACCGTCGAGTTCATCGAGCGCGTCGAACAACTGATGCTGTTTCTGCTGCCGCACTACCTGTATGAGGGCAAGAGCTACCTCACGCTGGCCATCGGCTGCACCGGCGGACAACACCGCTCGGTGGCGTTGACCGAAGAGATCGCCCGCCGTCTGAAGTCCGCGGGCCACGAGATCAGAATCAAACACCGAGACCTGCAGCGCTAG
- the hprK gene encoding HPr(Ser) kinase/phosphatase — MVETLVQRGSGMTVEQIMSQRDFPLKMRLLAGRSGLSNEIRVRYVQKPGLALAGYTDYLIPHRIQVFGKTEISYLRSLDLEQQRESMRRFFDAADIACCIVARGMEVPPMMVEACENAGVPLLLTELLTPDAIAILTRVLTAHFATRDSLHGVLLDVFGVGILLMGDSGVGKSECGLDLILKGHRLVADDLVEVSLLPPASIYGQSPEITRYHMEVRGLGVLNIKELFGVSAVRDRKKIQLVITFVEWDESVEYDRIGLEQDQIRIMETELPHIVLPVRPGRNLTAIVEVAARDFLLKLEGYHAAREFQSRLLDQIADPHNNAPLDEEPE; from the coding sequence ATGGTCGAGACCCTTGTCCAGCGCGGCAGCGGGATGACCGTCGAGCAGATCATGAGCCAGCGGGATTTCCCGCTGAAAATGCGTCTGCTGGCCGGTCGCAGCGGACTGTCCAACGAGATCCGCGTTCGCTACGTGCAGAAACCGGGGCTGGCGCTGGCCGGGTACACCGACTACCTGATTCCCCACCGCATCCAAGTCTTCGGCAAGACCGAGATCAGCTATTTGCGCAGCCTGGACCTCGAGCAACAGCGCGAGAGCATGCGCCGTTTCTTTGACGCGGCGGACATCGCCTGCTGCATCGTCGCCCGCGGCATGGAAGTCCCGCCGATGATGGTCGAGGCCTGCGAGAACGCCGGCGTGCCGCTGCTGCTCACAGAGCTGCTGACGCCGGACGCGATTGCGATTCTCACCCGGGTGCTCACCGCGCATTTCGCCACGCGCGACTCGCTGCACGGCGTGCTGCTCGACGTCTTCGGCGTGGGAATCCTACTGATGGGCGATTCGGGGGTCGGCAAATCCGAATGCGGACTAGACCTGATCCTCAAGGGGCACCGGCTGGTGGCCGACGATCTGGTCGAGGTCTCGCTGCTCCCGCCGGCGAGCATCTACGGGCAGAGCCCGGAGATCACACGCTACCACATGGAGGTGCGCGGCCTGGGCGTGCTCAACATCAAGGAGCTGTTCGGCGTCTCGGCGGTGCGCGACCGCAAGAAAATCCAGCTGGTGATCACCTTCGTCGAGTGGGACGAGAGCGTGGAGTACGACCGCATCGGCCTGGAGCAGGACCAGATCCGCATCATGGAGACCGAGCTGCCGCACATCGTGCTGCCGGTGCGTCCCGGCCGCAACCTCACGGCGATCGTCGAGGTCGCGGCCCGCGACTTTCTGCTCAAGCTCGAGGGCTATCACGCGGCCCGCGAGTTCCAGAGTCGATTGCTGGACCAGATCGCAGATCCGCACAACAACGCCCCTCTCGACGAGGAACCGGAGTGA
- a CDS encoding PTS sugar transporter subunit IIA: protein MKIAEILAAESVCADLNARGKVEVLKELIQLVAQAHRSINREEYLTILMERERLGSTGVGDGVAIPHGKVRGGNQVIAAFGRSKTGVDFDAIDDKKSHLFLLLMAPDNSAGLHLKALAKVSRMLKRAETRQALMETADADEIYRILTSED from the coding sequence ATGAAAATCGCTGAAATTCTTGCGGCCGAGTCGGTCTGCGCCGACTTGAACGCCCGGGGCAAAGTAGAGGTGCTCAAAGAGCTGATCCAGCTGGTGGCCCAAGCCCATCGGTCGATCAACCGCGAGGAGTACCTGACGATCTTGATGGAACGCGAACGGCTGGGCAGCACCGGCGTGGGGGACGGCGTCGCCATCCCCCACGGCAAGGTGCGCGGCGGCAATCAGGTGATCGCTGCGTTCGGCCGCTCGAAAACAGGCGTGGACTTCGACGCCATCGACGACAAGAAATCGCACCTGTTCCTGTTGCTGATGGCGCCGGACAACTCGGCCGGATTGCATCTCAAGGCGCTGGCCAAGGTCAGCCGGATGCTCAAGCGGGCCGAAACCAGGCAGGCGTTGATGGAAACGGCGGACGCGGACGAGATCTATCGCATCCTGACTTCGGAGGACTAA
- the raiA gene encoding ribosome-associated translation inhibitor RaiA: MRISVTFRHTEPTDALKEYAETKFGKAKKYLEEPLQAEVVLTVEKFRHIAEINLRADGTVFNGTESSDNMYSSIDLVADKLERQIKKHKTKGKSKAVHARNAAQQSLGKE, from the coding sequence ATGAGGATTTCCGTAACTTTCCGTCATACCGAGCCCACAGATGCACTCAAGGAGTACGCCGAGACCAAGTTCGGCAAGGCCAAGAAATACCTTGAGGAGCCGCTGCAGGCCGAAGTAGTGCTCACGGTCGAAAAATTTCGGCACATCGCCGAGATCAACCTCCGGGCAGATGGAACAGTGTTCAACGGGACCGAATCCAGTGACAACATGTATTCATCCATTGACCTGGTAGCGGACAAGCTCGAGCGCCAGATCAAGAAACACAAGACCAAGGGCAAGAGCAAGGCTGTCCATGCGCGGAACGCCGCGCAACAGTCCCTTGGGAAAGAATAG
- the rpoN gene encoding RNA polymerase factor sigma-54, whose translation MALELRQSLKLSQQLIMTPQLQQAIKLLQLSRLELVELVQQEINENPVLETPEPGEEPPAETNPEQSVEPMSVEPAELPNVPENIDWATYLERTSVNNYRGGFEDEERSEVESVLTRPESLTDHLLWQIKMNRIDHEQELACGLLVGYIDDDGYLKADLAEVAAANNVALDLLESALARIHNMDPIGVGARDLRECLLIQLQASGQGDSLAAKLVDRHLPDLEKRNYKAITQALKVNNDQIAGALKQISMLEPKPGRPFGSSNTQYITPDIYVYKISGEFVIVLNDDGLPKLRVSNYYRQILSDRASASPKEREYIQDKLRSAMWLIRSIHQRQRTIYKVTQSIVKFQHEFFERGVAHLRPLILRDVAEDISMHESTISRVTTNKYVHTPQGIYELKYFFNSGISSGNGEAVASESVKNRIKQIVSSERQKKPFSDQEIVRILKSEDIIIARRTVTKYREVLGILSSTKRRKIL comes from the coding sequence ATGGCCCTCGAGCTAAGACAAAGTCTCAAGTTATCTCAACAACTTATAATGACGCCGCAATTACAGCAGGCGATCAAGTTGTTGCAGCTCTCGCGGCTGGAGCTGGTCGAGCTGGTGCAGCAGGAGATCAACGAGAACCCGGTGCTCGAGACCCCGGAACCGGGCGAGGAACCGCCGGCAGAAACCAACCCCGAGCAGAGCGTCGAGCCGATGAGCGTCGAGCCGGCCGAGCTGCCCAATGTGCCGGAAAACATCGACTGGGCGACCTATCTGGAACGCACGTCGGTCAACAACTACCGCGGCGGATTCGAGGACGAGGAGCGCTCCGAGGTCGAGTCGGTACTCACCAGGCCCGAATCGCTGACCGACCACCTGCTGTGGCAAATCAAGATGAACCGCATCGATCACGAGCAGGAGCTGGCCTGCGGCCTGCTCGTGGGCTACATCGACGACGACGGCTACCTCAAGGCCGATCTGGCCGAGGTCGCGGCGGCCAACAACGTGGCCCTGGACCTGCTCGAAAGCGCCCTGGCCCGGATCCACAACATGGACCCCATCGGCGTGGGCGCGCGCGACCTGCGCGAATGCCTGCTGATCCAGCTCCAGGCCTCGGGCCAAGGCGACTCATTGGCCGCCAAGCTGGTCGACCGACACCTGCCGGACCTGGAAAAACGCAATTACAAGGCGATAACCCAGGCATTGAAGGTCAATAACGATCAGATCGCCGGAGCGCTCAAGCAGATCTCGATGCTCGAACCCAAGCCCGGCCGGCCGTTCGGCAGTTCCAACACCCAGTACATCACTCCGGACATCTACGTCTACAAGATCAGCGGCGAGTTCGTGATCGTGCTCAACGACGACGGTCTGCCCAAGCTGCGGGTCTCGAACTACTACCGGCAAATTCTCTCCGACCGCGCCAGCGCCTCGCCCAAGGAGCGCGAGTACATCCAGGACAAGCTGCGCTCGGCGATGTGGCTGATCCGCAGCATCCACCAGCGGCAACGCACGATCTACAAGGTCACCCAGAGCATCGTCAAGTTCCAGCACGAGTTCTTCGAGCGCGGCGTGGCGCACCTCAGGCCGTTGATCCTGCGCGACGTGGCCGAGGACATCTCAATGCACGAGTCGACGATCAGCCGCGTAACCACCAACAAATACGTGCACACGCCCCAGGGGATCTACGAGCTGAAATACTTCTTCAACTCCGGAATTTCGTCGGGCAACGGTGAGGCAGTGGCCTCGGAGAGCGTGAAGAACAGAATCAAGCAGATCGTCAGCTCCGAACGGCAAAAAAAGCCGTTTTCGGACCAGGAGATAGTACGAATCCTTAAGTCGGAGGATATCATTATAGCGCGGCGCACGGTGACCAAATATAGAGAGGTGCTCGGCATTCTCTCGTCGACCAAGCGTCGTAAAATCCTTTAA
- the lptB gene encoding LPS export ABC transporter ATP-binding protein — MATHDLVKVFKERRVVDGVSVEITAGEVVGLLGPNGAGKTTTFYMIVGLYRPDDGSVTLGEADITKLPMYRRARMGISYLPQEPSVFRKLTVEDNIRGILETLPLKKPQREQRLDQLMDDLGIGHLRRNKAYSLSGGERRRVEITRALATDPDFILLDEPFAGIDPIAVIDIQNIVGQLKKRGIGVLITDHNVRETLNICERAYIIHQGKLLESGNPEKIANSKQAREIYLGDRFSL; from the coding sequence CTGGCAACCCACGACCTGGTTAAGGTCTTTAAGGAACGACGGGTTGTGGACGGCGTGAGCGTCGAGATCACCGCCGGAGAGGTAGTCGGGCTGCTGGGCCCCAATGGCGCGGGCAAGACCACCACGTTCTACATGATCGTCGGGCTCTATCGTCCGGACGACGGCTCGGTGACCCTGGGCGAGGCCGATATCACCAAGCTGCCGATGTACCGGCGGGCGCGGATGGGCATCAGCTACCTGCCCCAGGAGCCCAGCGTATTCCGCAAACTCACGGTGGAGGACAACATCCGTGGGATCCTCGAGACCCTACCGCTGAAAAAACCCCAGCGCGAACAGCGGCTGGACCAGCTGATGGACGACCTGGGAATCGGCCATTTACGGCGCAACAAGGCCTACAGCCTGTCCGGCGGCGAGCGGCGGCGGGTCGAGATCACTCGGGCCCTGGCCACAGACCCCGATTTTATCCTGCTCGACGAGCCGTTCGCGGGCATCGACCCCATTGCGGTGATCGATATCCAAAACATCGTCGGACAGCTAAAGAAGCGTGGAATAGGCGTTTTAATCACCGACCACAACGTGCGCGAGACCTTGAACATCTGCGAGCGCGCTTATATAATTCATCAAGGGAAGCTGTTGGAAAGCGGGAACCCGGAAAAGATAGCAAACAGCAAGCAAGCGCGGGAAATCTACCTGGGCGACCGCTTTTCGCTCTGA
- the lptA gene encoding lipopolysaccharide transport periplasmic protein LptA, which translates to MLLALGLLCPVATWGQQPTPTPPETPEVPPELPQPTGVAQTDEPYFDYLDPQTPINIVSDKLEADNKSRIVKFIGNVVAVKGDAVMRSDMLIVRYAAQGGDLEKVVAVGRVVMVQTDRRVLCEQATYTQADGKLLLEGNPQVWQGTDFIRGRTITFWSGSERVQVQGSSTERVTTVITPGSSGPLFNDGADQPSQPGEAQGDQQ; encoded by the coding sequence GTGCTGCTGGCGCTGGGCCTGTTGTGTCCGGTAGCGACGTGGGGCCAACAGCCCACGCCCACACCGCCGGAAACGCCCGAGGTGCCCCCGGAGCTGCCTCAGCCCACCGGCGTGGCCCAGACCGACGAACCGTACTTCGACTACCTGGACCCCCAGACGCCGATCAACATCGTCTCGGACAAGCTCGAGGCCGACAATAAAAGCCGGATCGTCAAATTCATCGGCAACGTGGTCGCGGTCAAAGGCGACGCGGTGATGCGCAGCGACATGCTGATCGTGCGCTACGCAGCCCAGGGGGGCGACCTGGAGAAAGTCGTGGCCGTAGGCCGGGTGGTGATGGTCCAGACCGACCGCCGAGTGCTGTGCGAGCAGGCGACCTACACCCAAGCCGACGGCAAACTGCTGCTCGAGGGCAATCCCCAGGTCTGGCAGGGAACCGACTTCATCAGGGGCCGCACGATCACCTTCTGGTCCGGCTCCGAACGGGTGCAGGTCCAGGGCAGCAGCACCGAACGGGTGACCACGGTAATCACGCCGGGCTCCAGCGGACCGCTGTTCAACGACGGCGCGGACCAGCCCTCGCAGCCCGGGGAAGCCCAGGGGGATCAACAGTGA
- the lptC gene encoding LPS export ABC transporter periplasmic protein LptC, with amino-acid sequence MSKRTLNLLLGVGLLLIIGGVLIALLWPEKPIEQAMEQVLATMPGNAFGKIDNFSYTKSDRGQVLWRIDAERAEYFQDEDRAVLDTMVALFYDDQGREFTLSAARGEMNTATQDIDVSGGITASTSEGFQLITTSAHYDREQGIVSTDDPVLFFGDGITVHAVGMQVRIEDQQVTLKQAVRALVLERSEQSDAQSIPAVPW; translated from the coding sequence ATGAGCAAACGCACCCTCAACCTGCTGCTGGGCGTAGGTCTGTTGCTGATCATCGGCGGGGTGCTGATCGCCCTGCTGTGGCCCGAGAAACCCATTGAGCAGGCGATGGAGCAGGTGCTGGCGACCATGCCGGGAAACGCCTTTGGCAAAATCGACAACTTCAGCTACACCAAGTCCGACCGCGGACAAGTGCTGTGGCGAATCGACGCCGAGCGCGCAGAGTACTTCCAAGACGAGGACCGTGCGGTGCTCGACACCATGGTCGCGCTGTTCTACGACGATCAGGGGCGCGAGTTTACGCTCAGCGCCGCGCGCGGCGAGATGAACACCGCGACCCAGGACATCGACGTTTCGGGTGGGATTACAGCCTCGACCTCCGAGGGATTTCAGCTTATTACGACCTCGGCGCACTACGACCGCGAACAAGGAATCGTCTCTACGGACGATCCCGTGCTATTCTTTGGTGACGGCATTACGGTCCACGCCGTGGGCATGCAGGTCCGGATCGAGGATCAACAGGTAACGCTCAAACAGGCCGTGAGGGCCTTGGTCCTAGAGAGGAGCGAACAATCGGACGCACAGTCAATTCCCGCAGTGCCCTGGTAG
- a CDS encoding radical SAM protein: MKPLVVLVNPLVGDPYEFTRDKRPLPLGLLGVAAAIQGRCECVLVDQRMTPDWERKLGALLQRGPLMVGMHVMGGSQIRPGIALSRWIKRRCDAPLVWGGAFGSFAPEIVLGEPTVDIVARGEGETVAPALVAALENGSDLRDVQGIAYRNNADVELTSEPPLVELELLPELPYEMLDLRNYDWSAGVNVRDDRLKLQIETSRGCLGRCVFCYNPFVNRSSWRAQSAQRTLERITHLVKDLGAGQLDLIDDSYFEDLQRVSAVAQGMIERGAAVPHLINGGKVGPLLQMSEQELELLARAGCEVIHIGAESGSDRVLQLMGKDSSVEQIRQVNLKLGTAGIAPSFYFMAGMPGESDADLDASMALMIELTRDNPLTKIVASFVFTPYPRTPGYDLALRHGLRPPSDLRAWSRFDSVRTEQGWLSPRMRRRAKRLFFYVIWIDRKVEDLSPSPLVRLVAGLFRIPARRRLEHAWLGLPLEMWIGKLGLGCQRMLARLGRTLRRRVTRTSVGPCETQSVTQRSAVNIGSSMAEDRRAAQ; this comes from the coding sequence ATGAAACCGCTCGTCGTACTGGTCAATCCGCTGGTGGGTGATCCCTATGAGTTCACCCGCGACAAGCGCCCGCTCCCCCTGGGATTGCTCGGCGTGGCCGCCGCGATTCAGGGGCGTTGCGAATGCGTATTGGTCGACCAGCGGATGACGCCGGACTGGGAGCGCAAGCTCGGCGCGCTGCTTCAACGCGGGCCTTTGATGGTCGGAATGCACGTGATGGGCGGCTCGCAGATCAGGCCGGGAATTGCATTGAGCCGCTGGATCAAGCGCCGCTGCGACGCGCCGCTGGTCTGGGGCGGAGCTTTCGGCAGCTTCGCGCCGGAGATCGTGCTGGGCGAGCCGACGGTGGACATTGTGGCCCGCGGCGAGGGCGAGACCGTGGCCCCGGCGCTGGTCGCGGCCCTGGAAAACGGCTCGGACCTGCGCGATGTGCAGGGCATCGCTTATCGTAACAACGCCGACGTAGAGTTGACGTCGGAGCCGCCGTTGGTCGAGCTCGAGCTGCTGCCCGAGCTGCCCTACGAGATGCTCGATTTGCGCAATTACGACTGGTCTGCGGGCGTCAACGTGCGCGATGACCGGCTCAAGCTGCAGATCGAGACCAGCCGCGGCTGCCTGGGACGCTGCGTATTCTGCTACAACCCGTTCGTCAACCGTTCGTCGTGGCGCGCGCAGAGCGCCCAGCGCACCCTGGAACGCATCACCCATCTGGTCAAAGACCTGGGCGCGGGCCAGCTGGACCTGATCGACGACAGCTACTTCGAGGACCTCCAGCGCGTATCCGCAGTGGCGCAGGGAATGATCGAACGCGGCGCGGCAGTGCCGCACCTGATCAACGGCGGCAAGGTCGGCCCGCTGCTCCAAATGTCGGAGCAAGAGCTGGAACTGTTGGCGCGCGCCGGATGCGAGGTGATCCACATCGGCGCCGAATCGGGCTCGGATCGCGTGTTGCAGCTGATGGGCAAGGACAGCAGCGTGGAGCAGATCCGGCAGGTCAACCTCAAGCTGGGCACGGCGGGCATCGCGCCCTCGTTCTACTTCATGGCCGGCATGCCCGGCGAGAGCGACGCGGACCTCGACGCGAGCATGGCGCTGATGATCGAGCTGACCCGCGACAACCCGCTGACCAAGATCGTGGCCAGCTTCGTGTTCACACCCTACCCGCGGACTCCGGGCTACGACCTGGCGTTGCGCCACGGTCTGCGGCCGCCGTCCGATTTGCGCGCCTGGTCGCGCTTTGACAGCGTGCGCACCGAGCAGGGCTGGCTCAGCCCGCGCATGCGGCGCCGGGCCAAGCGGCTGTTCTTCTATGTGATCTGGATCGACCGCAAGGTCGAGGACCTGAGCCCCTCGCCCCTGGTGCGGCTGGTGGCCGGGCTGTTCAGGATTCCAGCGCGGCGACGGCTCGAACACGCCTGGCTGGGCCTACCGCTCGAGATGTGGATCGGCAAGCTCGGCCTGGGCTGCCAGCGAATGCTGGCCAGGCTGGGCCGCACGTTGCGGCGCAGGGTAACGCGGACCAGCGTGGGGCCCTGTGAAACGCAAAGCGTTACGCAACGCAGCGCGGTAAACATCGGCAGCAGCATGGCCGAAGATCGACGGGCCGCCCAATGA
- a CDS encoding response regulator: protein MTKKILLVDDDEMVLIAVADLLRSQGYTVQTAANGERALELAEVEQFDLCVLDTLMPGITGRELARSLRSIERYSKLPIIMLSARPSNDEGPEEDGKQPLVLAKPIRPERLIAMVESVLL from the coding sequence ATGACAAAGAAAATCCTATTGGTCGACGACGACGAGATGGTATTGATCGCCGTGGCCGACCTGTTGCGCAGCCAAGGTTATACCGTGCAAACCGCAGCCAACGGCGAGAGGGCCCTGGAACTGGCCGAGGTCGAGCAGTTCGACCTGTGCGTACTCGATACGCTGATGCCCGGGATCACCGGCCGCGAGCTGGCCCGCAGCCTGCGGTCGATCGAACGCTACAGCAAACTCCCGATTATCATGCTCAGCGCCCGCCCCTCGAACGATGAGGGACCCGAGGAGGACGGTAAACAGCCGCTGGTGTTGGCCAAGCCGATCAGGCCCGAACGGCTGATCGCGATGGTCGAGAGCGTCCTACTGTAA
- a CDS encoding sulfatase, protein MGAIVRKTASRSGWVLLIAALIGVVRGVLESSAGAYLSQGMLTLALRSVAGHTAHAMAWGLLIGLILGLFNLANFSLLRTRGGRVTAAVLFTAYWLFFAVIAFLHAALAYESHIPADYREQVTFDVTLNTLLLPMLSEAVNGWSSAFIRPLLGLALLGTAIAVGLPLLIGLLVRALRRKRAEAAPLQGKNALWPGLVGLGLWALTAALPGLLGQKPEPTAFPVVLISIDTLRADHLGCYGYERAFTPVLDRLAEEGVLFEQVASLSPWTLASHVTMLSAQNPLAHGVTSIRLRIPQRTFLLQELLSNAGYATGAAVSNFLLSPDYGFAQGFQSYVYLPEQRGEWAAAAAREFFDHNAKRPFFFFLHTYDPHYPYDAPLFYNDRFWKNRPEPLGFPDSFPEFARENLELTAEQLEYVLARYDAEVAYSDHVVGQTISELQRLGIYDQALIVVTSDHGEEFLDHGFLGHSVTLYDEVLHVPLIVKLPHGRLAGTRIEQQVRLSDLPAFIAAQAGLQFPDPHEGRDLSYLLGDENAAEPGPALAFTNLFGPPRFSRRAAGWKWISQAEFHYGQYERTADERLFDLDQDPREGNNLAGELHEQAAQMAQAAAREIEALKSISAIHGGASQRDIDPETLQRLRSLGYLQ, encoded by the coding sequence ATGGGCGCGATCGTTCGCAAAACAGCCAGCCGCAGCGGTTGGGTGCTGCTGATCGCCGCACTGATCGGCGTGGTGCGCGGCGTGCTCGAATCGTCCGCGGGCGCGTACCTCTCCCAGGGCATGCTGACCCTCGCCCTGCGCAGCGTGGCCGGGCACACCGCCCACGCCATGGCCTGGGGACTGCTGATCGGGCTGATCCTCGGACTGTTCAACCTGGCGAATTTTTCGTTGCTGCGCACGCGCGGCGGGCGCGTAACAGCGGCCGTGCTGTTCACGGCCTACTGGCTGTTTTTCGCGGTCATCGCTTTTCTGCACGCGGCCCTGGCCTACGAATCGCACATCCCGGCGGACTACCGCGAGCAAGTGACATTCGACGTGACGCTGAACACCCTGCTGCTGCCGATGCTCAGCGAGGCGGTCAACGGCTGGTCGTCGGCCTTTATCCGACCGCTGCTCGGACTGGCGCTGTTGGGCACGGCCATCGCTGTGGGATTGCCGTTGTTGATCGGTCTGCTGGTCCGCGCATTGCGGCGCAAACGGGCCGAGGCCGCGCCGCTGCAGGGCAAGAACGCACTGTGGCCGGGTCTGGTCGGCCTGGGCCTATGGGCCCTGACAGCCGCGCTGCCGGGTCTGCTCGGGCAAAAGCCGGAGCCCACGGCGTTTCCGGTGGTGCTGATCAGCATCGACACCCTGCGCGCCGACCACTTAGGCTGCTACGGCTACGAGCGCGCGTTCACACCGGTGCTCGACCGCCTGGCCGAGGAAGGGGTGCTCTTCGAGCAGGTCGCCAGCCTCTCGCCGTGGACCCTGGCCAGCCACGTGACCATGCTCAGCGCGCAAAACCCCCTGGCCCACGGCGTGACCTCGATCCGGCTGCGGATTCCCCAGCGCACGTTCCTGCTCCAGGAGCTGCTGAGCAACGCCGGCTATGCCACGGGCGCGGCCGTGAGCAACTTCCTGCTCTCGCCGGACTACGGCTTCGCCCAGGGATTTCAAAGCTACGTCTACCTGCCCGAGCAGCGCGGCGAATGGGCCGCTGCCGCGGCGCGCGAGTTCTTCGATCACAACGCGAAGCGACCGTTCTTCTTTTTCCTGCATACCTACGATCCGCACTATCCGTACGACGCGCCGCTGTTCTACAACGACCGCTTCTGGAAAAACCGGCCCGAGCCGCTGGGCTTCCCCGACTCGTTCCCCGAGTTCGCCCGCGAGAACCTCGAGCTAACCGCCGAACAGCTCGAGTACGTACTGGCGCGCTACGACGCGGAGGTCGCCTACTCCGACCACGTGGTGGGCCAGACGATCAGCGAGCTGCAACGGTTGGGGATCTACGATCAGGCGCTGATCGTGGTCACCTCGGACCACGGCGAGGAGTTCCTCGACCACGGATTCCTCGGCCACTCGGTCACGCTCTACGACGAGGTGTTGCACGTGCCGCTGATCGTCAAGCTGCCCCACGGCAGGCTGGCCGGGACCAGAATCGAGCAGCAGGTAAGGCTGAGCGATTTGCCGGCGTTCATCGCGGCCCAGGCCGGATTGCAGTTCCCCGATCCGCATGAGGGGCGAGATCTGAGCTATTTGCTCGGCGATGAGAACGCTGCGGAGCCCGGCCCCGCTCTGGCCTTTACCAACCTCTTCGGTCCGCCGCGTTTCTCACGGCGCGCCGCGGGCTGGAAATGGATCAGCCAGGCTGAATTTCACTACGGGCAATATGAACGCACGGCTGACGAACGGCTGTTCGATCTTGACCAGGATCCCCGTGAAGGCAACAACCTCGCCGGGGAGCTGCACGAGCAGGCGGCCCAAATGGCCCAAGCGGCGGCCAGAGAGATCGAGGCGCTGAAGTCGATCAGCGCGATTCACGGCGGTGCATCGCAACGGGACATCGACCCGGAGACGCTGCAGCGTCTCAGAAGCCTGGGCTATTTACAGTAG